One Oryza brachyantha chromosome 3, ObraRS2, whole genome shotgun sequence DNA segment encodes these proteins:
- the LOC102707384 gene encoding protein LURP-one-related 15-like gives MEMEAVPALAVVDARFCAGDEAALSVAKTLSMSGNDFTVTDAATGAVVLRVDGVLFSLRRRCLLVDADRRPVLTVQESAMVMNTRWKVFRGESTSRRDLLFTVVKPSAIQLWGSTKVSVFLASNDAEQACDFRVTGSYHDGACAVSLGDSDTVIAKIDRRFSVAGALLGKNAYSVAVNAGIDYAFIVALVVILDEMHFQP, from the exons atggagatggaggcggTGCCGGCGCTGGCGGTGGTGGACGCGCGGTTCTGCGCCGGGGACGAGGCGGCGCTGTCGGTGGCGAAGACGCTCAGCATGTCCGGGAACGACTTCACCGTCACGGACGCCGCCACGGGCGCCGTCGTGCTGCGGGTCGACGGCGTGCTGttcagcctccgccgccgctgcctcctcgtcgacgccgaccgccgccCCGTCCTCACCGTCCAAGAATCG GCTATGGTAATGAACACGAGGTGGAAGGTGTTCCGGGGGGAGAGCACCAGCCGGCGTGACCTGCTCTTCACCGTGGTGAAGCCGTCGGCGATCCAGCTATGGGGTTCGACCAAGGTGAGCGTCTTCCTCGCCAGCAACGACGCCGAGCAGGCATGCGACTTCCGCGTCACCGGCAGCTACCACGACGGCGCCTGCGCCGTCTCCCTCGGCGACTCCGACACCGTCATCGCAAAG ATCGACCGGCGGTTCAGCGTGGCGGGCGCGCTGCTGGGGAAGAACGCGTACAGCGTCGCCGTGAACGCCGGCATCGACTACGCCTTCATCGTCGCgctcgtcgtcatcctcgACGAGATGCATTTCCAGCCATGA
- the LOC102707104 gene encoding pentatricopeptide repeat-containing protein At2g41080, with amino-acid sequence MAMPALKMIATANKDEFIRLCASGRLKDALRRPFREVLWSDAAGLFSHLFGACRALLPLRQLHAFAITSGAAADRFTVNNLMLAYADLGDLPAARDLFERIPRRNVMSWNILFGVYIKNGDLGSARKLFDEMPERNVATWNAMIAGLTNLGLDEESLGFFVDMRREGMHPDEFGLGSVFRCCAGLRDVVTGRQVHAYVMRSGLDRDMCVGSSLAHMYMRCGCLQEGEVVLRMLPLLSIVSCNTVIAGRTQNGDSEGALEYFCMMRGVGVAANAVTFVSAISSCSDLAALAQGQQIHAQVVKAGVDKVVPVMTCLVHMYSRCGCLGDSERVFFGYCGSDIFLLSAMISAYGFHGHGQKVMELFKQMMNGGAEPSEVTFLAVLYACSHSGLKEEGMNCFDLMTKTYGLQPSVKHYTCIVDLLGRSGCLEEAEALILSMPVTPDGVIWKTLLSACKTQKNFDMAERIAKRVIELDPQDSASYVLLSNIRATSRRWGEVSEVRKTMREKYVRKEPGVSWVELKGQIHQFCTGDESHPRQKEIDECLEEMMAKIRQCGYSPDMSMVLHDMEDEEKEVSLSHHTEKLAIAFAFLSLPEGVPIRVMKNLRVCDDCHVAIKLMSQVTGREIVVRDVSRFHHFKDGRCSCRDYW; translated from the coding sequence ATGGCGATGCCGGCACTGAAGATGATCGCCACCGCCAACAAGGACGAGTTCATCCGCCTCTGTGCCAGCGGCCGCCTCAAGGATGCGCTCCGGCGACCCTTCCGCGAGGTCCTCTGGTCGGACGCCGCGGGCCTTTTCTCCCACCTCTTCGGGGCTTGCCGCGCCCTCCTGCCTCTGCGCCAGCTCCACGCCTTCGCCATCACGTCCGGTGCCGCCGCTGACCGCTTTACGGTGAACAACCTCATGCTCGCCTACGCGGACCTGGGTgacctccccgccgcccgTGATCTGTTCGAGAGAATTCCCAGGAGGAACGTCATGTCCTGGAACATTCTGTTCGGGGTTTACATCAAGAACGGCGATCTGGGAAGCGCGCGGAAgctgttcgacgaaatgccaGAGAGGAATGTGGCGACTTGGAATGCCATGATCGCTGGGCTCACCAACTTAGGCCTTGACGAGGAGAGCTTGGGGTTCTTCGTTGATATGAGGAGGGAGGGGATGCATCCCGATGAGTTTGGCCTTGGCAGCGTGTTTCGGTGCTGTGCCGGTCTTAGAGATGTTGTGACTGGGAGGCAGGTCCATGCTTATGTCATGCGGTCTGGGCTGGACAGGGACATGTGCGTTGGCAGCTCGTTAGCGCACATGTACATGAGATGTGGGTGTCTACAAGAAGGAGAGGTTGTGCTCCGAATGCTTCCATTACTTAGCATTGTATCGTGCAATACCGTAATTGCTGGAAGGACGCAGAATGGAGACTCAGAGGGAGCGCTAGAGTATTTCTGCATGATGAGAGGTGTTGGTGTAGCTGCGAATGCGGTCACATTCGTGAGTGCTATTAGTTCTTGCTCAGATCTGGCAGCTCTTGCTCAAGGTCAACAAATTCATGCGCAGGTTGTCAAGGCTGGAGTCGACAAGGTTGTGCCGGTGATGACTTGTCTTGTGCATATGTACTCTCGTTGTGGGTGCTTAGGTGACTCGGAAAGAGTTTTCTTTGGTTATTGTGGATCGGATATCTTCCTTCTCAGTGCAATGATCTCTGCTTATGGTTTTCATGGGCATGGACAGAAGGTAATGGAGCTGTTCAAACAGATGATGAATGGAGGAGCAGAACCTAGTGAGGTCACTTTCTTGGCGGTGCTGTATGCTTGCAGCCATAGTGGTCTGAAAGAGGAGGGCATGAATTGCTTCGATCTTATGACTAAGACATATGGACTTCAGCCAAGTGTGAAACACTATACTTGTATTGTCGATCTTCTTGGGCGATCAGGTTGTCTGGAAGAAGCAGAGGCGCTCATCTTGTCAATGCCTGTGACTCCTGATGGGGTCATATGGAAGACATTGTTGTCTGCTTGTAAGACACAGAAGAATTTTGACATGGCAGAGCGGATAGCAAAACGTGTCATTGAGTTAGACCCTCAGGACTCTGCCTCTTATGTTCTGCTATCAAATATTCGAGCTACCAGCAGGAGATGGGGGGAGGTCAGTGAGGTAAGAAAAACTATGAGAGAGAAATATGTGAGGAAGGAGCCTGGTGTCAGCTGGGTGGAGCTCAAGGGTCAGATACACCAATTCTGCACAGGAGATGAATCTCATCCAAGACAAAAGGAGATTGACGAATGTTTGGAAGAAATGATGGCCAAGATTAGGCAGTGTGGGTATTCACCAGACATGAGCATGGTGCTCCATGATATGGAGGATGAGGAGAAAGAAGTTAGTTTGTCTCACCACACTGAGAAGTTGGCAATAGCATTTGCTTTTCTGAGCTTACCTGAAGGAGTTCCTATACGAGTAATGAAGAATCTACGTGTATGTGATGACTGCCACGTAGCTATCAAGTTGATGTCCCAGGTAACTGGTAGGGAGATTGTGGTCAGAGATGTAAGCAGATTTCACCATTTTAAAGATGGTAGATGCTCTTGTCGTGATTATTGGTGA
- the LOC102710393 gene encoding protein LURP-one-related 10-like — translation MAAAAAAPTTVVVDARYCAPEATAFAVARVIGSTDRDFAVTDAAGAVVMRVEGALFSFRRRTTLLDAARRPVLTMLDSTYLMSSRWDVFRGDSSSRRSLLFTAVKESVVQVRTKIFVYLAGYRSAEQVPDFVVGGSYYNGACTVFAGNSDSDDNAIAHITRQNLAGTLRGLTRHVYTARINPGIDQAFIQSLAVILHEMHHY, via the exons atggcggcggcggcggcggcgccgactacggtggtggtggacgcGCGGTACTGCGCGCCGGAGGCGACGGCGTTCGCGGTGGCGAGGGTGATCGGCTCGACCGACCGCGACTTCGCCGTcacggacgccgccggcgcggtggtgaTGCGCGTGGAGGGCGCCCTGTTCAGCTTCCGGAGGCGGACCACCCTCCTCGACGCGGCTCGCCGGCCGGTGCTCACCATGCTGGACTCGACCTACCTGATGAGCTCGAGGTGGGACGTCTTCAGGGGGGACAGCTCCAGCCGCCGGAGCCTGCTCTTCACCGCCGTCAAGGAGTCCGTCGTCCAGGTCAGGACCAAGATCTTCGTCTACCTCGCCGGCTACCGCTCCGCCGAGCAGGTGCCCGActtcgtcgtcggcggcagcTACTACAACGGCGCCTGTACCGTCTTCGCCGGCAACTCCGACTCCGACGACAACGCCATTGCTCAC ATCACTCGTCAAAATTTGGCGGGTACATTGCGTGGATTGACAAGGCACGTATATACAGCTAGGATCAACCCAGGCATAGACCAGGCATTCATCCAGTCACTCGCTGTGATCTTGCACGAAATGCATCACTACTAG